In Gasterosteus aculeatus chromosome 15, fGasAcu3.hap1.1, whole genome shotgun sequence, a single genomic region encodes these proteins:
- the asxl2 gene encoding putative Polycomb group protein ASXL2 isoform X3, whose product MMNAKAPSKLQSQPSSPQPRCTSPSVPAGKLISPSQKHGKKALKQALKQQQQRNQRRQGGMPTSQSPRLLLKTIKDMSDTSATKTDLCRPVVPRKVSQRSGRLGAGQLRRTKCKIDVETPDSILVNTNLRAIINKHTFSVLPPDCQQRLLKLLPEVDRQACMDGLQKVTSSALNNEFFTSAAQSWKERLAEGEFTPELQLRIRQEIEKEKRVELWKDGFFENYYGENSGLSFEESKELTKADVNPESAGPRSPPHRTGPAAQAPVDPKVNEDSDAAATAAKDAKPPKEPGKTQSAQREPVPTTEPMRTRRAQYAEGRKLSGTAQAGPTPTAKRPQAEEPTEKASAGALPEKEFKEEVKQEETKLPQLPVKTSRSLSASLEVIEDQPQVSVVKPAEDSEPLKRKSLGGIGDELTPEKRPRLTSVSSLSSVSSVSPPATSLSSPATPTSATNHRIPPLKIPVARILPVPLSPSQVSPRTPLPAPLSSPGRTGARTLADIKAKAQLARAQRVASKGAVPGPVPGPGPGGGSGEQKLPSPSSTPPQASTRLPASSSSSRTGTPPSRPLESFGQPSPKSSDTSRPSKTDEDVQSQSAGSVGAAPDGVHAHALKAQETIAGSTKAGCCARANNTLVTQLLQGKEVPLEKILPKSISTLEVKMSNVPCGSKGRTAHSAEHRADKPLSHHFNAAGGVVSEYTRHQRELPDKQTQEQILQTLMQRKGQQSQFHAGVGPQHDVHQLVHAKERQDKSRITGGLLGRKRIPRPAMTGHYLLNVSTYGRGQEGKKLQQSVISNVSLSSLKRESTEEEEAAKGEEPASKCFFPAAVVKSEQLGFSIAKLDEASGVQHCPGVKTEPGSEDGAACGEHSCPGAASSFSQSLRRHLQLRTSTQGNSQPCLTPADPHHQRQAAFHAQRTLDDQEAAAAPCYGGTISMSVPHTLSHSAAGVCSPAASSEADGGGSVMSFSVTVTTIPAGHSAERADPGEASPQRSFIEGADMEEVQSKCYCRLKAMIVCKGCGAFCHDDCIGPSKLCVSCLVVR is encoded by the exons gccttgaagcagcagcaacagagaAACCAGCGCAGACAGGGGGGGATGCCAACCAGCCAGAGTCCTAGACTACTTCTGAAAACCATCAAAGATATGTCCGACACCAGTGCTACTAAGACCG ACTTGTGCCGCCCAGTCGTCCCTCGGAAGGTTTCTCAGAGGTCAGGCCGCCTTGGGGCAG GCCAGCTAAGACGTACAAAGTGCAAAATAGATGTGGAAACTCCAGACTCCATTTTGGTCAACACCAACCTAAGGGCGATCATCAACAAGCACACCTTCTCCGTCCTGCCTCCTGACTGCCAACAGCGGCTGCTCAAACTTCTTCCTGAAGTTGACCGTCAG gcttgCATGGACGGCCTTCAGAAGGTCACCAGTTCTGCCTTGAACAATGAGTTCTTCACGTCAGCGGCTCAGTCTTGGAAGGAGAGACTGGCTGAGG GAGAATTCACCCCTGAGTTGCAGCTACGAATACGCCAAGAaatagagaaggaaaaaagagtTGAGCTCTGGAAGGACGGCTTCTTTGAAAACTATTATGGGGAAAA TTCTGGGCTCAGCTTTGAGGAATCCAAAGAGCTGACGAAGGCTGACGTGAATCCGGAGTCCGCCGGGCCCCGTTCCCCGCCTCATCGGACGGGACCTGCCGCTCAGGCACCGGTGGATCCCAAGGTCAACGAGGACAGCGACGCTGCAGCTACCGCCGCGAAGGACGCCAAGCCCCCGAAGGAGCCCGGGAAGACGCAGTCTGCCCAGAGGGAGCCCGTCCCCACCACCGAGCCCATGAGGACGCGGCGGGCGCAGTACGCCGAGGGCCGTAAATTGAGCGGCACGGCGCAGGCCGGGCCGACACCTACGGCGAAGAGACCGCAGGCCGAGGAGCCGACTGAGAAGGCCTCAGCAGGTGCACTGCCTGAGAAGGAGTTTAAAGAGGAAGTGAAGCAGGAGGAAACCAAACTCCCCCAGCTGCCCGTAAAGACGAGCCGCTCATTATCGGCTAGTTTGGAGGTAATAGAGGACCAGCCACAGGTGTCTGTGGTTAAGCCAGCCGAAGACTCTGAGCCGCTGAAAAGGAAATCTCTCGGTGGGATCGGCGACGAATTGACACCAGAGAAAAGGCCCCGTTTGACCTCGGTGTCCTCATTGTCCTCAGTCTCCTCTGTATCTCCTCCAGCGACATCCTTGTCTAGCCCTGCTACACCAACCTCGGCAACAAATCACAGGATTCCTCCACTCAAG ATACCGGTGGCACGAATTCTTCCCGTTCCTTTGTCACCAAGTCAAGTCTCCCCCAGGACTCCTCTCCCAGCCCCGCTGAGCAGCCCGGGCCGTACCGGTGCTCGCACTTTGGCTGACATCAAAGCAAAAGCTCAGCTGGCCCGGGCGCAGCGGGTCGCATCGAAGGGAGCGGTGCCGGGCCCGGTGCCGGGCCCGGGGCCGGGCGGAGGCAGCGGTGAGCAGAAACTGCCGTCGCCCAGCTCGACGCCCCCCCAGGCATCGACCAGGCTaccggcctccagcagcagcagtcggaCCGGTACGCCTCCTTCTCGCCCACTGGAATCTTTTGGTCAGCCAAGCCCCAAGTCGTCTGATACATCTCGCCCCAGCAAAACGGACGAAGACGTCCAAAGTCAATCTGCTGGTTCGGTCGGTGCAGCACCCGATGGCGTTCATGCGCACGCCCTGAAGGCACAGGAAACCATTGCTGGATCAACAAAGGCCGGCTGTTGTGCACGTGCAAATAACACGCTGGTCACTCAGCTTCTGCAGGGGAAGGAGGTTCCGTTGGAGAAGATCCTCCCTAAATCGATTTCCACCTTGGAAGTGAAGATGTCAAACGTACCCTGCGGTAGTAAGGGGAGGACGGCGCACTCTGCTGAGCACAGGGCAGATAAGCCACTGTCCCACCACTTCAATGCAGCAGGAGGAGTGGTCTCAGAATACACAAGGCACCAAAGGGAACTCCCCGACAAGCAGACTCAGGAGCAGATCCTGCAGACTCTAATGCAGAGGAAAGGCCAGCAGAGCCAGTTTCACGCTGGCGTGGGGCCTCAGCACGATGTCCACCAGCTGGTGCATGCAAAAGAACGCCAGGACAAATCCAGGATTACGGGGGGACTTCTGGGTCGAAAGAGGATACCCAGGCCTGCCATGACGGGGCATTACCTGCTCAACGTGTCCACGTACGGGCGAGGACAGGAGGGCAAGAAACTGCAGCAGTCCGTCATCTCCAACGTGTCTTTGTCCAGTTTAAAAAGGGAAagcacagaagaagaggaggcggcAAAGGGAGAAGAACCCGCCAGTAAATGTTTCTTCCCTGCCGCTGTGGTTAAAAGCGAGCAGCTTGGATTCTCGATAGCCAAGCTTGACGAGGCGTCAGGCGTTCAGCATTGCCCCGGCGTAAAGACCGAGCCTGGATCGGAGGACGGCGCGGCCTGCGGCGAACACAGCTGCCCCGGCGCCGCCAGCTCCTTTTCTCAGTCACTCCGAAGGCACCTGCAACTCCGCACTAGTACCCAAGGAAACTCCCAGCCGTGTCTTACGCCAGCGGACCCCCACCACCAGCGGCAGGCTGCTTTTCACGCGCAGAGGACGCTCGATGACCAGGAAGCCGCGGCGGCGCCATGCTACGGCGGCACCATCAGCATGTCCGTACCTCACACCCTGAGCCACAGCGCCGCGGGCGTGTGCTCCCCCGCCGCCTCGTCTGAGGCGGACGGCGGCGGGAGCGTCATGTCCTTCTCCGTGACCGTCACCACCATACCCGCCGGCCACTCGGCGGAGCGCGCCGACCCGGGCGAGGCCTCGCCCCAGCGGTCGTTCATCGAGGGCGCCGATATGGAGGAGGTGCAGTCCAAGTGCTACTGCAGACTGAAGGCGATGATCGTGTGCAAGGGATGCGGAGCCTTTTGCCACGACGACTGCATCGGCCCCTCCAAACTGTGCGTGTCGTGTTTAGTCGTGCGATGA